A single Brassica rapa cultivar Chiifu-401-42 chromosome A04, CAAS_Brap_v3.01, whole genome shotgun sequence DNA region contains:
- the LOC103866251 gene encoding U-box domain-containing protein 33, producing the protein MEEEAAATSQILEEKLYVAVGREVWKNISNLMWALQNSQGKKICILHIHQPSPTIPVLGTRFEASTVDEESVRAYRGKETAKTDKILQEYLSICLKKGVQAEKLCVEMDSIEKGIVEVIYQHRIRKFVMGAAADKHYSIKMEDLKSKKANFVCQQAPATCQIHFTCKGNLIHTREARVDEVRALSVLLSDFQRLVLPQIRSDEQNNTSSMDIISSEVLLSDIQEEPNDSSSLAFPCSGMGLNMMNFLINSTKLWQKLTIQNHEHCE; encoded by the exons ATGGAGGAAGAAGCAGCAGCCACTAGTCAGATACTAGAAGAGAAACTCTACGTTGCAGTTGGTAGAGAAGTGTGGAAGAACATATCAAATCTCATGTGGGCCTTACAAAACTCCCAAGGAAAGAAAATCTGCATCCTTCATATCCACCAGCCATCTCCAACGATTCCTGTCT TGGGTACAAGATTCGAAGCTTCAACGGTAGATGAGGAATCAGTGAGAGCATACCGAGGCAAAGAAACGGCGAAAACAGACAAGATTCTACAAGAGTATCTAAGTATTTGTTTGAAGAAAGGG GTACAGGCAGAGAAGCTGTGTGTGGAGATGGACTCAATTGAGAAAGGGATTGTTGAAGTGATATACCAGCATAGGATCAGGAAGTTTGTTATGGGAGCAGCTGCTGATAAACACTATTCCAT AAAAATGGAGGATCTCAAGTCCAAGAAAGCAAACTTTGTCTGCCAACAAGCGCCAGCTACTTGTCAAATACATTTCACCTGCAAAGGAAACCTTATCCATACAAG GGAAGCTAGAGTGGATGAAGTTAGAGCTCTCTCTGTGCTCTTGTCTGATTTTCAGCGGCTTGTATTGCCACAAATAAGGTCTGATGAGCAAAATAACACATCCTCCATGGATATCATCAGCTCTGAGGTCTTACTAAGCGATATTCAAGAGGAACCAAATGACTCATCTTCTCTAGCTTTCCCG TGCAGCGGGATGGGACTGAACATGATGAACTTCCTAATCAACTCCACCAAGCTATGGCAGAAGCTCACAATCCAAAACCATGAGCATTGTGAATGA
- the LOC103866252 gene encoding F-box protein DOR-like gives MKESRRRKDRETDQQHSSLPMELMMDIFSRLSLKSIATCRCVSKQWGSVLGHSGFRDLLLTRSQARPRLLFACVEDNKVIFLSSPQPQSSSPTPPPPVAADYHMSFSFDHPVQDISTSLNGFVCVYTSGYRSVNAKKSLEGEELVICNPSTGQSLTVPRMNSSRMTRFFGYDTIEKLHKVLGMIWLQDDRTVDHQVLTLGVGGGGTTWRTTGCGVPCSTWQRQNICINGVIYYVARECDQMIVCFDVRSEKYIFVKFPDMIFWPVVLDFYGKLALVVLVSGIALTATSESIVMWVLQDPGRCTWSKRVYILPPMWKDVVDPREHLEIVGGTGPDELVMSPRYSSQPFHFYYCNFLKETVTRVVIQGMAFGSGRRYSIHTYLNHVEDVKHPVSCFVPNNLQNDHVPSSPLAFSSFKDGRNSKDTLGVVIDTYN, from the exons atgaaGGAATCACGGCGGCGCAAGGATCGTGAAACTGACCAACAACACTCATCGCTCCCAATGGAGCTCATGATGGACATCTTCTCTAGGCTATCCCTCAAGTCCATTGCCACCTGCCGCTGCGTTTCGAAGCAGTGGGGCTCCGTACTCGGCCATTCTGGTTTCAGGGACCTCCTCTTGACAAGGTCTCAGGCTCGTCCGCGTCTATTGTTCGCCTGCGTCGAAGATAACAAGGTCATCTTCCTCTCCTCACCTCAGCCTCAGTCTTCTTCGCcgactcctcctcctcctgttgCCGCCGATTACCACATGAGTTTCTCCTTTGACCATCCTGTCCAAGACATATCTACAAGTCTCAATGGCTTTGTCTGTGTCTATACCAGTGGTTACCGGTCCGTAAACGCAAAGAAATCCCTGGAGGGCGAGGAGTTGGTGATATGTAACCCTAGCACGGGACAGTCGCTTACTGTCCCCAGAATGAATAGCTCTCGGATGACACGCTTCTTCGGGTATGATACTATAGAGAAACTTCACAAGGTGTTGGGAATGATTTGGCTACAGGACGATAGAACTGTGGACCATCAAGTGCTGACATTAGGAGTAGGAGGAGGAGGCACTACATGGAGAACGACTGGATGCGGCGTACCTTGTTCTACTTGGCAAAGACAGAATATATGCATTAATGGTGTTATCTATTACGTCGCCCGTGAATGTGATCAGATGATAGTTTGCTTTGATGTTAGGTCTGAGAAGTACATCTTTGTTAAGTTTCCGGATATGATCTTTTGGCCCGTGGTTCTTGACTTCTACGGTAAGTTGGCCTTAGTAGTACTAGTCAGTGGCATCGCTCTTACTGCCACGTCCGAAAGTATTGTGATGTGGGTTCTGCAAGACCCCGGAAGATGTACATGGTCCAAACGTGTTTACATATTGCCCCCTATGTGGAAAGATGTAGTTGATCCGCGCGAGCACTTGGAGATTGTTGGAGGGACTGGTCCGGATGAATTGGTTATGTCGCCCAGATATTCTTCTCAGCCTTTCCATTTCTACTACTGCAATTTCCTAAAGGAAACTGTAACGAGAGTTGTAATCCAAGGAATGGCGTTTGGGAGTGGGAGGAGGTATTCTATTCACACTTATCTAAACCATGTGGAGGATGTGAAGC ATCCTGTTTCATGTTTTGTACCTAACAATCTGCAGAATGATCATGTACCATCATCTCCTTTAGCTTTCTCatcgttt AAAGATGGTAGAAACAGTAAAGATACATTAGGTGTTGTTATTGATACATACAACTAG
- the LOC103866301 gene encoding F-box protein DOR-like, translated as MEKSRRRKDRKTTSLDTGQHSSLPPLLPMELMMDIFSRLSLKSIAICRCVSKQWGYVLGHPDFRDLRLARSQARPCLLFACFRGNKLFFLSSPQPQSQSPDDEMFAADHHMSFSFTRPVKDISTSVSGFVCVSFRGYQSGRQFMADESVVCNPSTGQSFTIPRMKTMKRTGGIRFFGYDLVEKHHKVLAMIRPPGHGGRTVDHQVLTLLGGRTEKATWRMAECGIPCASSRDIQSLCINGVFYYIELVSDWGLDSMIICFDVTSEKFSSVKFARDLYPVRRNYPGRLLDFNGKLALVPSDSLRVTSKCIVTWVLQDSEWSKLVYILPPMWKVVVGPKECLEIVGVTGPNEFVMSPIYSSDPFHVYYCNFEKKTVKRVVIQGMGAFGSGRRYYVRTCLNHVEDLKHMEL; from the coding sequence ATGGAGAAATCACGGCGGCGCAAGGATCGTAAAACTACCAGCCTCGACACTGGCCAACACTCCTCATTGCCGCCTCTACTCCCAATGGAACTCATGATGGACATCTTCTCTAGGTTATCCCTCAAGTCCATTGCCATCTGTCGCTGCGTGTCGAAGCAGTGGGGCTACGTACTCGGCCATCCTGACTTCAGGGACCTCCGCTTGGCAAGGTCTCAGGCTCGTCCTTGTCTATTGTTCGCCTGCTTCAGAGGTAATAAGCTATTCTTCCTCTCCTCACCTCAACCTCAGTCTCAGTCTCCTGATGATGAGATGTTTGCCGCCGATCATCACATGAGTTTCTCCTTTACCCGTCCTGTCAAAGATATATCTACAAGTGTCAGTGGCTTCGTATGTGTCTCTTTCCGCGGTTATCAGTCCGGAAGGCAATTCATGGCGGACGAGTCGGTGGTATGTAACCCTAGCACTGGACAATCATTTACTATACCCAGAATGAAGACAATGAAGAGGACTGGGGGGATACGGTTTTTCGGGTATGATCTTGTCGAGAAACATCACAAGGTATTGGCAATGATTCGTCCTCCTGGCCACGGCGGCAGAACTGTGGACCATCAAGTGCTAACATTATTAGGAGGAAGAACTGAGAAAGCGACCTGGAGAATGGCTGAATGTGGCATACCATGTGCCTCTTCTAGGGATATACAGAGTTTATGCATTAACGGTGTTTTCTATTACATCGAGTTGGTTAGCGATTGGGGTCTTGATAGTATGATAATTTGCTTTGATGTTACATCTGAGAAGTTCAGCTCTGTTAAGTTTGCTAGGGATTTATATCCGGTGCGGCGAAACTATCCGGGGCGGCTGCTAGATTTCAACGGTAAATTGGCTTTAGTACCAAGTGACAGTCTTCGTGTCACAAGTAAATGTATTGTGACGTGGGTTCTACAAGACTCTGAATGGTCCAAACTTGTTTACATATTGCCCCCTATGTGGAAAGTTGTAGTTGGTCCAAAGGAGTGCTTAGAGATTGTTGGAGTGACTGGTCCGAATGAGTTTGTTATGTCTCCCATATATTCATCTGACCCTTTCCATGTCTACTACTGCAATTTCGAGAAGAAAACTGTGAAAAGAGTTGTGATCCAAGGAATGGGGGCGTTTGGGAGTGGGAGGAGGTATTATGTTCGCACATGTCTGAACCATGTGGAGGATTTGAAGCATATGGAATTATAA
- the LOC103866253 gene encoding aquaporin PIP1-2, with translation MEGKEEDVRVGANKFPERQPIGTSAQSDKDYKEPPPAPLFEPGELGSWSFWRAGIAEFIATFLFLYITVLTVMGVKRAPNMCASVGIQGIAWAFGGMIFALVYCTAGISGGHINPAVTFGLFLARKLSLTRAVYYIVMQCLGAICGAGVVKGFQPKQYQALGGGANTVAPGYTKGSGLGAEIIGTFVLVYTVFSATDAKRNARDSHVPILAPLPIGFAVFLVHLATIPITGTGINPARSLGAAIIFNKDNAWDDHWVFWVGPFIGAALAALYHVIVIRAIPFKSRS, from the exons ATGGAAGGCAAGGAAGAAGATGTTAGAGTCGGAGCTAACAAGTTTCCGGAGAGACAACCCATCGGAACATCGGCTCAGAGCGACAAGGACTACAAGGAGCCACCTCCTGCTCCCTTGTTCGAGCCAGGCGAGCTTGGTTCCTGGTCATTCTGGAGAGCCGGTATCGCTGAGTTCATCGCCACGTTTCTCTTCCTTTACATCACTGTGTTGACCGTCATGGGCGTGAAGAGGGCACCGAACATGTGTGCTTCTGTCGGAATCCAAGGTATCGCTTGGGCCTTCGGTGGTATGATCTTCGCTCTTGTCTACTGCACCGCTGGTATCTCCG GTGGACACATCAACCCAGCAGTCACGTTTGGTCTGTTTTTGGCCAGGAAGCTTTCGCTTACACGAGCTGTGTACTACATAGTGATGCAGTGCCTAGGAGCTATCTGTGGAGCTGGTGTGGTCAAGGGGTTCCAACCTAAGCAATACCAAGCTCTAGGAGGTGGAGCCAACACTGTAGCTCCTGGTTACACCAAAGGAAGTGGTCTTGGAGCTGAGATTATTGGAACCTTTGTCCTTGTTTACACCGTCTTTTCCGCCACTGACGCCAAGAGAAACGCTCGTGACTCTCATGTTCCT ATTCTTGCACCTCTACCTATCGGATTCGCTGTGTTCTTGGTCCACTTAGCAACCATCCCCATTACTGGAACTGGAATCAACCCAGCAAGGAGTCTTGGAGCTGCCATCATCTTCAACAAGGACAACGCTTGGGATGACCAT TGGGTCTTTTGGGTTGGACCATTCATCGGTGCTGCGCTTGCTGCTCTTTACCACGTGATAGTCATCAGAGCCATCCCATTCAAGTCCAGAAGCTGA
- the LOC103866254 gene encoding ATG8-interacting protein 1 has product MDKKEEHVKHPNEWEVVSLTSSAYAASPSPYNSRDAYYEAENSRDLFMSDHFVFPPSQHENLPLDDEEKKDGGQGFMLEVQESSDELRNEKSIYGEAALSPSQHMVYEHGLIDSEPNEYADVDLDPLGLEKDAKKATHDLPWWRRRAVSVYLRTREANAVWSLFFAAAVTGLVVLGQRWQQERWQVLQLNWHSSISSEKLSRVLEPLSRLKDVIVRGNPQASLLRSGTSSEI; this is encoded by the exons ATGGATAAGAAAGAGGAACATGTGAAGCATCCGAACGAATGGGAAGTCGTGTCCCTTACTTCATCAGCTTATGCTGCTTCTCCTAGTCCATATAACTCAAGAGATGCTTACTATGAAGCTGAAAATTCACGCGATTTGTTCATGTCTGACCACTTTGTATTCCCACCTAGCCAGCATGAGAATTTACCCCTTGATGATGAAGAAAAAAAGGATGGCGGCCAAGGCTTTATGCTGGAAGTTCAGGAATCGTCTGATGAGTTACGGAATGAAAAGAGTATCTATGGTGAAGCTGCGCTTAGTCCTTCTCAACACATGGTGTATGAACACGGGTTAATTGACTCTGAGCCAAATGAGTATGCTGATGTGGACTTGGATCCCCTtggacttgagaaggatgctaaGAAAGCAACACACGACCTTCCTTGGTGGAGAAGGAGAGCTGTTTCTGTATATTTACGGACAAGAGAAGCGAATGCGGTATGGTCCTTATTCTTTGCGGCTGCTGTCACGGGACTCGTAGTTCTTGGTCAACGCTGGCAACAAGAGAGGTGGCAGGTTTTGCAACTCAACTGGCATTCAAGCATCAGTAGCGAG AAGCTGAGCAGGGTACTTGAACCTCTATCACGCTTGAAAGACGTGATTGTGAGAGGTAACCCACAAGCTTCTCTCCTAAGGAGTGGCACCTCTAGTGAGATCTAG
- the LOC103866256 gene encoding uncharacterized protein LOC103866256 isoform X1 has product METTQRHKDDEEEAQIPKTEFETSSEVESDKKAERSTTKLDKQAIPKKSPNLTKEEKTIKDSFFYCCQNFFTLPEMIDYMKVNHGLPKTTVTNVFRELLTGRNGESYLRASQRRALQRSSNGTTSSTVGSSSSTK; this is encoded by the exons ATGGAAACAACACAGAGACACAAGGACGACGAGGAAGAGGCTCAGATCCCGAAAACAGAGTTTGAAACATCTTCTGAAGTTGAGTCAGACAAAAAAGCAGAGAGATCCACCACCAAACTTGACAAGCAAGCTATTCCCAAG aaaagtccTAATCTGACCAAGGAGGAGAAGACAATAAAGGATAGTTTCTTTTATTGCTGCCAGAATTTCTTTACACTTCCCGAGATGATCGATTACATGAAGGTGAATCACGGTTTGCCAAAGACCACTGTGACCAATGTTTTCAGGGAACTTTTAACCGGTCGTAATGGTGAATCTTATCTGAGAGCTTCACAGAGAAGAGCTCTTCAGAGGAGTAGTAATGGTACAACAAGTAGTACTGTAGGTTCTTCTTCGTCGACTAAGTAA
- the LOC103866256 gene encoding uncharacterized protein LOC103866256 isoform X2 yields METTQRHKDDEEEAQIPKTEFETSSEVESDKKAERSTTKLDKQAIPKNFFTLPEMIDYMKVNHGLPKTTVTNVFRELLTGRNGESYLRASQRRALQRSSNGTTSSTVGSSSSTK; encoded by the exons ATGGAAACAACACAGAGACACAAGGACGACGAGGAAGAGGCTCAGATCCCGAAAACAGAGTTTGAAACATCTTCTGAAGTTGAGTCAGACAAAAAAGCAGAGAGATCCACCACCAAACTTGACAAGCAAGCTATTCCCAAG AATTTCTTTACACTTCCCGAGATGATCGATTACATGAAGGTGAATCACGGTTTGCCAAAGACCACTGTGACCAATGTTTTCAGGGAACTTTTAACCGGTCGTAATGGTGAATCTTATCTGAGAGCTTCACAGAGAAGAGCTCTTCAGAGGAGTAGTAATGGTACAACAAGTAGTACTGTAGGTTCTTCTTCGTCGACTAAGTAA
- the LOC103866257 gene encoding uncharacterized protein LOC103866257, which produces MDKTKRNKEKGGSSSNNNDAATASTSGRSGRGRQSQATNPLTVGQAIMKANYHSCCRQFYTLPELIEFMTTRHRGLTAEMVTKVYREMLKSINAEMYLRAAQYHSTARQIERKRRETADSVSTLRASTSTTAPAQSDGDSSSSS; this is translated from the exons ATGGACAAAACGAAACGCAACAAGGAGAAGGGAGGTTCTTCGTCGAATAACAATGATGCTGCTACTGCTTCTACATCG GGACGGAGTGGCAGAGGAAGGCAGAGTCAAGCTACCAATCCTTTGACGGTAGGACAAGCAATAATGAAGGCAAACTACCACTCTTGCTGCCGACAGTTTTACACCTTACCGGAGTTGATTGAGTTCATGACAACCAGGCACCGCGGCTTAACAGCGGAGATGGTGACAAAGGTTTATAGGGAGATGTTGAAAAGCATAAATGCTGAAATGTATCTGAGAGCTGCACAGTATCACTCTACAGCAAGGCAAATTGAGCGCAAAAGGCGGGAAACAGCTGACTCTGTGAGCACTCTTCGTGCAAGTACGAGCACTACTGCTCCTGCTCAGAGCGATGGCGatagttcttcttcttcttaa
- the LOC103866258 gene encoding uncharacterized protein LOC103866258, with translation MEKKLRSSLLIPLFCLVVLLISNFHGAVEAGKRRIEITDDLDDVEDSEEDESWKQWGSKAATPEFDPPPDFSNMGFDQIQEEMAKRTFAPVVGFVKLRLGVQRTKDMVVEIAMKWTKVLRTGGLGVRFMAVDRSTVMFNMQNGKEVTELREFVLSQEEAYEVKIGKQEFRRPGDPPLDDVVEKLKADQSKGDEDGDSDNKNGVTKDEL, from the exons atgGAGAAGAAGCTTCGTTCCTCTCTTTTGATTCCACTCTTTTGCCTCGTTGTTCTCCTCATCTCGAACTTTCACGGAGCCGTCGAAGCGGGGAAGCGGCGGATCGAGATCACCGACGATCTAGACGACGTGGAAGACAGCGAAGAAGACGAATCGTGGAAACAGTGGGGGAGTAAAGCGGCGACGCCTGAGTTCGATCCGCCTCCGGATTTCTCCAACATGGGATTCGATCAGATCCAAGAGGAGATGGCTAAACGGACTTTCGCGCCGGTCGTCGGATTCGTCAAGCTCCGGCTAGGCGTTCAGCGTACTAAG GATATGGTGGTGGAGATTGCTATGAAATGGACTAAAGTGCTGAGAACGGGTGGGTTGGGAGTGAGATTCATGGCCGTGGATCGGAGCACGGTGATGTTCAATATGCAGAACGGGAAGGAAGTAACTGAG CTAAGGGAGTTTGTGCTGAGCCAAGAAGAGGCTTATGAGGTCAAGATAGGGAAGCAAGAGTTTAGAAGACCTGGAGATCCTCCTCTTGATGATGTTGTTGAAAAACTTAAAGCGGACCAGAGCAAGGGGGATGAAGATGGTGATAGTGATAACAAGAACGGTGTTACCAAGGATGAACTATAG